Part of the Capsicum annuum cultivar UCD-10X-F1 chromosome 12, UCD10Xv1.1, whole genome shotgun sequence genome is shown below.
tgttATTGTAATTTGGCTATTTAAAGCTCTCCTAAGCTTATGAAAATTATTGAAAGTCATTGAAAACTTAGTAAAGCATGAAAGCCATTTCAATCCAAAGAGAgtcattttaatcatttttcgCTACCccatattcttttaaaaaaacaacaacaaacatcTTGTAATTGATTGTCTCGAGTCAAGAAAACCAGTCCAGTTAGCATCAGAGTATCTCTCTAACTGGCACGTGGAACTAGACGAAAACAATAGGCTATAGGAAACTATTCCCCTAATATACTAGATCACCCAAAGCAAACCAGAATAATGAATCCGGGTAGGACAGAAAAAAACTAACACGACACTTGGACCGAATGGGAGAGATCCTTACAGGTCATAGCTAAGTACATAAGTGAATCAACCAACCTCCTATAAAGGGTAGGAAACATGTAGTTAAACTCTCTTGATTTTGTTAAATTGGacacaagtaaaatgaaacatcTATTTTTGGTGCTTCCATGCCCCGTAAAATACTTTGGCTTGGTTCAAAGGAGAAGGAACgaaatttctctctctctctgtctctctctcaaCACATGTTAGCTTAACGTGCGCCCCTGGGATATGGCAAAAGGGCGAGGACGAGAGCGTGTCCGGGGTCGGGGTCGAAAACCTCTACCACTTGTTACTATTGGAAGTGCAATTGGGGCTTGCATCCAACTGGGTGACCTACATCAAGCTAAGATAGTAGCTACTCCTTCCCCGTCAATGAACAATGCTTAGCTGATGCAACTGGGATGTCCAATTTAAGTACTACACCTAGGACTTCATCTGGGGTAGTACGATATCTACATCTTACAAGAGGATCTACTACAACAGTAAAGAGCTTGAATTGTAAGGAGAAAATAGGGACTATGGTTGCTACGGAGAAAATAATTCTCTTAGATCTGGATGAGATTCTTGAGGATGAAGATAATGGTATGAACCTAACCTACATAACCCCTGTGATTGTTAATGGAACAGTGACTGTGCCACTTGAAACAGAGAAAGTCAATGCTGAAATTAAAAACTGGAGTTGTGCCCTAATTGTGTATGTGGTTGGGGATGTACCAGGCTATAACTTTGTGAGCTGATTTGTGACACAAAATTGGAATAGTGTAAGTGAACCTGAAGTACTTTATCATGACAATGGGTATTATGTGGTGAAATTTAGGTCTAAAGATGATATGAACACTATTTTATATACTGGACCGTACTATATCAACAATATACCTTTGATCCTTAAACCATGGTAACctgattttgaattaaataaggAATTCCTGTCTGAGATTTCGTAATGGGTCAAGTTCCCAAATTTACCAATGATTTGTTGAACCTATAATTCACTAAGTCGAATAGCAAGTGCTATTGGCACACCTTTGTATGCAAATGAATGCACctctaaacaaaagaaaatatccTTTACAAAAATGCTTATTCAGACCAATGTGGCTAAGCCGTTGCCTACTAAAGTTTTGGTACATGCTTCTGATGGTAAACAATTCGCCCAAGTCATTTCATATGATTGGAAGCCGAATTTCTGTGAGAAATATCAGAAGATAGGTCATGTATGCCCCCAGCAGGTAGTGGTGGAACCACCTCAATTTGAAGCAccaagaaggagaagaaaaggtAGAGGAACTCTTCAAGAGGCTCATCCTGTGCAACATAATCTTCAACAAAATTGATTTGCCTCTTTTTGGAAgtttaaagccatcattctagcAGTCCCACCTAAGCAGGAGTATGTAAAGGATCCCGAAGTAGTTCATCAACCTGTGGTTGCTCCACCTGTAGCACCATTAGCAACTGAAAGGGCTAAGGAAAAGGAGGTACAAAGGTTGTCTCCTAGGAGTGGAAACAAGGGTGATCCTTCTGATACCCAAGTTCATGGCTGTCATACCAGTGGTGAGGACATGAATTCTGTTAGAATATGAGACTTTTCTTAATAGTCTTTTGTTTAAAAGTTTCTTGtaatattatgtttagttttaatattaaaaataaatggtAGTCCTTATTTTGAGAAGTGTGTCTTGTAAGATTCATGTAACTTATAAGTGTAGTCTTTTGTAAGATGTTGaccatgtatgtatgtatgaataaAATAGCTTCTGCtgaaactttatctttttctttctcttaagcTCCAAATTCTAacagtggtatcagagccattcTTCTTGAAGGATCTGTGAAGGCAGAGAGCTGAACAACAGTAACAATGACATCCAGAAACTTCTTGGGTACAGACCCTCCTATGTTTACAGGAGAAAACTATCACATATGGGTGATAAAGATGAAGGCTTATCTCAAAGCTCTTAGTCTATGGGAAAcagttgaaagtgaaaatgatccTCCTCCACTTGGACCAAATCCAACTGTTGCACAAATGAAGAATTATGAAGATCCAAAGTCTAAGAAACCAAAGACACTCACTTGTCTTCATTCAACATTTTCAGATGTGATTTTCATAAGAATAATGGCTTGTGAAACACCTAAAGAAGTATGGGAGAAGCTAAAAGAGGAGTTCGATGGAAGTGATAGAGTAAAATCTGTCAAACTCTTAACTCTCAAAAGAGAATTTGAGATGTTAAGGATAAAAGAAGGAGATACCGTGAAGGAGTACTCTGCCAAAATTCTGGAAATTATAAACAAGATAAGATTATTTGGTGAAACTTTTCCAGATTCAAAggtggtggagaagatgatgataagcTTACCAGCATGGTTCGAATCCAAGATTTCAGCAATAGAGGAATCTTGTGATTTGAAGACTTTATCCGTCGCAGAGCTGATTAGAAAGTTGCAAGCCCAAGAACAAAAAACAAGTATAAGAgatgaagaagtagaagaaaTGGTATTTCAAGCAAAGAATAAAGACAAGTAACCTGTGAAGGACAACAGAAGGATGAATGGAGATAAAGTAGCAAAGAGAAAGCCATGGACTGTATCTTCACAGAAAGAAAAGTTTCCACCCTGTGTCCACTGTAAAAGAACCAATCATCAAGAAAAATATTGTTGGTTCAGTGAAAAGCGATTAATTTAGTGTAGACTTTGCAGAAAAATGGGTCATATTGAGAAGAATTATAGAGACAAGCAGAATCAACCACAACAATGCCATGTTCAGCAGCAAAACTTCACTGAAGAGtcagaaaaggaagaaagcttATTTATGACTACTCATGGAGAAAACAGAACCAACCAATCCAAATGGTTCCTAGACAGTGGGTGCACGAGTTACATGTCAAATAATGAGCTCATGTTTCACATACTTGACAAGTCACGCAAAGCTAAAGTTAGGATGAGAAATGGTGAAACATTAGAAGCACATGAGAAAGGTTCAGTTTCCTTTCAAACTAATCAAGGTACAAAGATTATACATGATGTGTTGTATGTTCCCTCTTTAGCATGTAACCTATTGAGTGTTGGCCAAATGATGTCTAAAGGCTACTACTTActttttaagggaaaatattatttgattttttatactGATGATACTTTGATTGATAAAGTAGAAATGGTGGATAGGATTTTTCCAGTAGATGGAAAGTTTGATAGTGCCAATTTTGTAAGATTGGACGATTCATGGTTATGGCACAGAAGATATAGACATTTTAACTATGCTACTTTAAAATCTATGTATGAGAGGGGCTTGATTAAGGATTTGCCTAAGATCTCACTATCTAAAGAAGTTTGTGGGTCATGTCAGATAGGTAAGGTTCATAGGAAAgcatttcctaaaagttctaccTGGAGGGTAACTGAAAAGCTTGAACTTGTTCACACTGATGTATGTGGACCTATGAAGACATCATCCTTgggtcaaaataaatattttgtgttgTTCATTGATGACTTAACAAGGATGACTTGGGTGTATTTTTGAGTAACAAGTCTCaagtattttcagttttcaagAAGTTTAAAGCTTTCCCTGAAAGACAGAGTGGCTATAAGTTGAAGACTTTAAGGTCAGACAATGGAGGTGAATACACTTCAAATGAGTTTAATAAGTATTGTAAAGATGTACGGACTGATCACAAGCTGACAGTAAGTTATTCACCAGAACAGAATAGAGTCTCGGAGAGGAAGAACAGGGCGGTAATTGAAATGGCTAGAGATTTGTTGCTTGAAAAGAAACTACCGCAAAGTTTTTGGGCAGAAGCTATTTCTACTTAAGTTTATTTATTGAATAGGCTGCCAACCAAAGCTGTGGGTGGTAAAACTTCTATTGAGGAATGGAGTGGAAAAAGACCATCTGCCAAGCACTTAAAAATCTTTGGTTCAATATGCTATTCTCATGTTCCTTCAGTGAAAAGAAGCAAGCTTGAACCAAAAGGTGAATTGGGgatctttattctttattcattGCAGGCCAAAGGTTATAGAGTTTTCAACTTGGAAACAAAAGGTATTTTCATCAGAAAAGATGTAGTAGTGGATGAGCATGCTTATTGGAATTGGGATAAGGAgcaagttgaaaaagaaaatgcaGGTTATCTAAACTTGAATCTGCTTTCTGAAACACAACCATTTGGCTCTGAAAATCTGGAAGAAGCTGAAGAATCAAATGGTGAATCCTCACTTGATTCGCCAATTTTGAAGACAAGGTCCCTTTTCGAGATATATCAAAGATGCAATGTTGTTATCTTGGAACCCAATAACTATCAAGAAGCATTAAAACATGAAGTCTGGATTGAAGCCATGAAGGGGGAGATTGGTATGATAGAGAAGAATGACACATGGAAGCTGGTTGATAAACCCAAAGACAGAAATATAATAGGGGTGAAATGGGTTTATAGAACCAAACTTAATCCAGATGGTTCAGTTAATAAATACAAAGCAAGGCTTATTGTGAAAGGTTACACGCAAGTTGCAGGTCTGGATTATGGAGACACATTTGCACCTGTTGCGAGACATGATACGATACGACTTCTATTTGCTTTGGCAGCCCAATCAAATTGGAAGTTGTATCATCTGGATGTAAAGTTGGCATTCTTAAATAAACCATTGCAGGAACAAATTCATGTCGACCAACTGGAAGGCTTTAAAGTTGAGGAATGGAGGATAAAGTTTACAGATTACACAAGACATTGTATGGATTAAAACAGGCTCCTCGAACATAGTATAGTAAGATTGATGATCATCTCATTCATTGTGGCTTCAACATAAGTAAAAATGAAGCCACTTTGTATGTGAAGAAGGCTAAAGGTGGAGATATGTTTATGGTatcactctaagttgatgatCTTCTAGTAACCGAAAGCAATGAAGCTATGGTGAATCAATTCAAGCAAGAAATGGAGACCAAGTTTGAGatgtcagatttgggtgaaatgaATTACTTTCTGGGAATGAAGATTCATTAAGCTATTGATGGAACCTTCATTTCCCAGAGAAAATATGCATAGGATATTCTTAAAAAGTTCAAGATGGAGAGGTGTAAGTTGTATCGACTCCACTAGTTCACAATGAGAAAATCTCAAAGTCTGAAGGAGGTGATAGGGCTGATCCAACAGTTTACCAAAGTCTAATTGGTAGTTtgctatatttgacagcaacaaGACTTGATCTCATGTTCACAACAAGTTTTTCTTCAAGGTTTATGCATTCTCAAAGTCAAGTTCACCTTTGTATTACTAAACGAACATCGAGGTATATCAAGGGAACTGTTGATTATGGTATTTGGTTTAAAAGGGAAGAGCAAGGGCAATTGATGGGTTATGCAGATAGATAGTGATTGGGCAGGAAGTGTTGATGGTATGAAAAACACTTCTGGATATGCTTTTACACTTGGTTCAGGCATGTTCTTATGGAATTCAAGGAAGCAATATGTGGTAGCTCAATCATCTGCCGAAGCAGAATACATTGCTGCTGGTAGTGCATCTAATCAGGATCTATGGTTACGAAAAATTCCGTGTCATCTAGAGCAAAATCAAATTGAATCTACTGTCATTAAGATTGACAATAAGTCAGCAATTTCTATGACCCAAAATCCAGTGCAACATGGTCATAGCAAGCATATAAATGTGAAGTTTCACGCTATCAAGCAAGCAGAGAAAGATGACGAAGTTAATCTAGTTCATTACAGCTCCGATCAGTAGATTGCAGACATTTTGCCCAACACTCTTCCTAAGGGGAAATTTGAAGTTCTAAGGGCTATGCTGGGAGTATGTCACAAAccgatttctcaagtcatgatggtacctacctTATTTTCCTCATAGTCAAGCCAAGCCATAGCCTAGAATAATAGGTAACGGGCTAATAGGCAGAAATCAGAAAAGATCGCTTATATTGGtagaaatagtaataacaagtaacaaacaaaaagtaaacatTTCTCATATACTAAAACGAGGGAAGGAAAAGGACCAAATACACAAAAGAATTcctcccaagacctggtaaggtcaGTACTAGATCCACTATTAAAATAAACCCGGAGTACTAGACAGAATCCAAAATATACCCAATATACACAAGTagtctcgagtacaaaagactaaactagagtagatagaggaggattaGTCTCAAACGACAGTAAGCTCACCCTGCTCCGAATCAATGCTGGAAGGTATGAATCACGTCAATGTCGGCTGCTACGACTCGAATCTGCATCAGgaaaaagatacaaaagtgtaatatgagtaccaaaacaacggatactcagtaggcatcatcgatcgactgagcTCAATACAGAAAAAATGTAACTACAATGCAAGGTGTAATCTAAGTCAGCAGTAAAAAAAGGACAGAAAGGTAAGCAACTGTCAAGCTACGCCAATGAGATAAAAGGAATAAATGTAAGcaatacagaaaataaataacacaGTAATTacagacaaatcaaacataacctaactaggtCCCCATAATCCCGCTAGGCATACAACATAACCTAactaggcccccataagcccgctaggctcactgaagaagacaattaacccagcCGTACCCCCAGAAGCCGGTGGGACACACAAGtagcaattaaagaaaataaacgtAAATAATTTGTAACTGTGCCAATCCAAAGAAATCATGATAGACATCCAGATGTGCACCGAACTTAAACCTGCATCaatgggtagtaacgagaggccaAATACCGGACTTGAACTGATAGTGATGGATATAATAAGAGGATACGTGTCGAATTCAAACCGGACATAGTGAATAATAACGAGAGGCCACATATATaatagaactcataatcagatgctgaactcgaaccgaaactcagaGTAACTACAACCATAATTAGAtgtcggactcgaaccggaacttATAGTAACCGCAATAATTAAATGTCAGACTCAAACCGTGACTCACAGTAACCATACCTAACTGTAATATTAAAATCTATACCATATCATAATAATGTCAACGTCGTACAAAAGTTCACAATCAATGacagaaataaaatatatactgaaTCTGAATAGAAGCTAAAATACGTCTAATTACCGTACACATATCTTAATTTTGAAGGGGCAAATTCAAGGTTTTGCAATTTAAATTTCACGTCCTAAAGTGATAGGtgctatattattttgaaagacaaaataccaaaaatctACTAGAATGGGATCCTAATTCGGGTAAATaagacatgttatatatatatcaaataatagCAACTACAAGAACTTATCCAAAGCTAGTATAATAGTTCACAATTTCAGTACATAATCTCAATTTAAAAGTAGGACAAGCGTAATTTACCTAGAcgtcaaaactaaaatatctttccGCGAAGCCTCTATATAGTGCTACTAGAATCCAAacatgaatatatattgatatggaTAACTTCACGACACAGATATTGATAGGCGTAAACAGAGTAGTAATTCTAGGAATATGTTTTTAAACTTATGGTGGCCAAGAAGTTAACATTTAACTTAAACAATAACAAGAAACAATATTAGCTTACATTTAATGGACATATACCACCATAGATAACACTTAACTTATTTTGTTATATGCCACGACATCACATGCATAATTGCTGGCCACAATTAAGGCATAACGACCACTCCCTCCACGTGCCACtaattaacttttaattattCCGTTATATATATTCGGATATTGTATAAGTATGTGaaaaactaaatataatattttgaatatatcataattaatagaaaattatttctaataaaacttctattatataataataatattttaatacatcTAAATTTACTATTTCTGCTTAAAATATTAAAGGACTATAAAAAGTTATTATAAAGtgatacaaatataacataaCTTAAAGANNNNNNNNNNNNNNNNNNNNNNNNNNNNNNNNNNNNNNNNNNNNNNNNNNNNNNNNNNNNNNNNNNNNNNNNNNNNNNNNNNNNNNNNNNNNNNNNNNNNNNNNNNNNNNNNNNNNNNNNNNNNNNNNNNNNNNNNNNNNNNNNNNNNNNNNNNNNNNNNNNNNNNNNNNNNNNNNNNNNNNNNNNNNNNNNNNNNNNNNNNNNNNNNNNNNNNNNNNNNNNNNNNNNNNNNNNNNNNNNNNNNNNNNNNNNNNNNNNNNNNNNNNNNNNNNNNNNNNNNNNNNNNNNNNNNNNNNNNNNNNNNNNNNNNNNNNNNNNNNNNNNNNNNNNNNNNNNNNNNNNNNNNNNNNNNNNNNNNNNNNNNNNNNNNNNNNNNNNNNNNNNNNNNNNNNNNNNNNNNNNNNNNNNNNNNNNNNNNNNNNNNNNNNNNNNNNNNNNNNNNNNNNNNNNNNNNNNNNNNNNNNNNNNNNNNNNNNNNNNNNNNNNNNNNNNNNNNNNNNNNNNNNNNNNNNNNNNNNNNNNNNNNNNNNNNNNNNNNNNNNNNNNNNNNNNNNNNNNNNNNNNNNNNNNNNNNNNNNNNNNNNNNNNNNNNNNNNNNNNNNNNNNNNNNNNNNNNNNNNNNNNNNNNNNNNNNNNNNNNNNNNNNNNNNNNNNNNNNNNNNNNNNNNNNNNNNNNNNNNNNNNNNNNNNNNNNNNNNNNNNNNNNNNNNNNNNNNNNNNNNNNNNNNNNNNNNNNNNNNNNNNNNNNNNNNNNNNNNNNNNNNNNNNNNNNNNNNNNNNNNNNNNNNNNNNNNNNNNNNNNNNNNNNNNNNNNNNNNNNNNNNNNNNNNNNNNNNNNNNNNNNNNNNNNNNNNNNNNNNNNNNNNNNNNNNNNNNNNNNNNNNNNNNNNNNNNNNNNNNNNNNNNNNNNNNNNNNNNNNNNNNNNNNNNNNNNNNNNNNNNNNNNNNNNNNNNNNNNNNNNNNNNNNNNNNNNNNNNNNNNNNNNNNNNNNNNNNNNNNNNNNNNNNNNNNNNNNNNNNNNNNNNNNNNNNNNNNNNNNNNNNNNNNNNNNNNNNNNNNNNNNNNNNNNNNNNNNNNNNNNNNNNNNNNNNNNNNNNNNNNNNNNNNNNNNNNNNNNNNNNNNNNNNNNNNNNNNNNNNNNNNNNNNNNNNNNNNNNNNNNNNNNNNNNNNNNNNNNNNNNNNNNNNNNNNNNNNNNNNNNNNNNNNNNNNNNNNNNNNNNNNNNNNNNNNNNNNNNNNNNNNNNNNNNNNNNNNNNNNNNNNNNNNNNNNNNNNNNNNNNNNNNNNNNNNNNNNNNNNNNNNNNNNNNNNNNNNNNNNNNNNNNNNNNNNNNNNNNNNNNNNNNNNNNNNNNNNNNNNNNNNNNNNNNNNNNNNNNNNNNNNNNNNNNNNNNNNNNNNNNNNNNNNNNNNNNNNNNNNNNNNNNNNNNNNNNNNNNNNNNNNNNNNNNNNNNNNNNNNNNNNNNNNNNNNNNNNNNNNNNNNNNNNNNNNNNNNNNNNNNNNNNNNNNNNNNNNNNNNNNNNNNNNNNNNNNNNNNNNNNNNNNNNNNNNNNNNNNNNNNNNNNNNNNNNNNNNNNNNNNNNNNNNNNNNNNNNNNNNNNNNNNNNNNNNNNNNNNNNNNNNNNNNNNNNNNNNNNNNNNNNNNNNNNNNNNNNNNNNNNNNNNNNNNNNNNNNNNNNNNNNNNNNNNNNNNNNNNNNNNNNNNNNNNNNNNNNNNNNNNNNNNNNNNNNNNNNNNNNNNNNNNNNNNNNNNNNNNNNNNNNNNNNNNNNNNNNNNNNNNNNNNNNNNNNNNNNNNNNNNNNNNNNNNNNNNNNNNNNNNNNNNNNNNNNNNNNNNNNNNNNNNNNNNNNNNNNNNNNNNNNNNNNNNNNNNNNNNNNNNNNNNNNNNNNNNNNNNNNNNNNNNNNNNNNNNNNNNNNNNNNNNNNNNNNNNNNNNNNNNNNNNNNNNNNNNNNNNNNNNNNNNNNNNNNNNNNNNNNNNNNNNNNNNNNNNNNNNNNNNNNNNNNNNNNNNNNNNNNNNNNNNNNNNNNNNNNNNNNNNNNNNNNNNNNNNNNNNNNNNNNNNNNNNNNNNNNNNNNNNNNNNNNNNNNNNNNNNNNNNNNNNNNNNNNNNNNNNNNNNNNNNNNNNNNNNNNNNNNNNNNNNNNNNNNNNNNNNNNNNNNNNNNNNNNNNNNNNNNNNNNNNNNNNNNNNNNNNNNNNNNNNNNNNNNNNNNNNNNNNNNNNNNNNNNNNNNNNNNNNNNNNNNNNNNNNNNNNNNNNNNNNNNNNNNNNNNNNNNNNNNNNNNNNNNNNNNNNNNNNNNNNNNNNNNNNNNNNNNNNNNNNNNNNNNNNNNNNNNNNNNNNNNNNNNNNNNNNNNNNNNNNNNNNNNNNNNNNNNNNNNNNNNNNNNNNNNNNNNNNNNNNNNNNNNNNNNNNNNNNNNNNNNNNNNNNNNNNNNNNNNNNNNNNNNNNNNNNNNNNNNNNNNNNNNNNNNNNNNNNNNNNNNNNNNNNNNNNNNNNNNNNNNNNNNNNNNNNNNNNNNNNNNNNNNNNNNNNNNNNNNNNNNNNNNNNNNNNNNNNNNNNNNNNNNNNNNNNNNNNNNNNNNNNNNNNNNNNNNNNNNNNNNNNNNNNNNNNNNNNNNNNNNNNNNNNNNNNNNNNNNNNNNNNNNNNNNNNNNNNNNNNNNNNNNNNNNNNNNNNNNNNNNNNNNNNNNNNNNNNNNNNNNNNNNNNNNNNNNNNNNNNNNNNNNNNNNNNNNNNNNNNNNNNNNNNNNNNNNNNNNNNNNNNNNNNNNNNNNNNNNNNNNNNNNNNNNNNNNNNNNNNNNNNNNNNNNNNNNNNNNNNNNNNNNNNNNNNNNNNNNNNNNNNNNNNNNNNNNNNNNNNNNNNNNNNNNNNNNNNNNNNNNNNNNNNNNNNNNNNNNNNNNNNNNNNNNNNNNNNNNNNNNNNNNNNNNNNNNNNNNNNNNNNNNNNNNNNNNNNNNNNNNNNNNNNNNNNNNNNNNNNNNNNNNNNNNNNNNTATAAAAAGTTATTATAAAGtgatacaaatataacataaCTTAAAGAATGTagtcaatatcaaaaatattttagaaggcaataaattatatttttaccaaaTGACAATTTAAGTCAAATATATCACAATATATTAGATATTACTAAAATTCTGAAACAAACCGCCTGAGAATCGAActatcagtcccaacaagtcaatAATAACTTGGGGCAGTTATAGAAAAACTCTGCATATCCAAAATgtgttgaaatataaaaaaatgactGTGAAGGTCATTACAACattcactactaaaaggactttcgtccgcaaaagtaaagcataataaCATACCTGAGGGCTCAAACAGGTAGGGATACTGGGCGTGCATATCATGCTCGAGAGAAAGGCTAAGTAGGTCGATATGAAACACATCAGGAAAATTGCAAACCACAGGGATGGAGTCATGCAATAGACTCTCAATACTTACATCCCAAATATAAGCATGATATGACTCACAACCCCTCAATAACAGTCTCCTATACAAAATGTAAAATAATTCTCATTGACACGCGACTAATAGAACCCTATCGCACAATCGAGGTACGCCAGGTAAGGCTAAAGTAACATCTTAGCAAAACAATTCAAGACCGCATGACAAGGAGATAGCCAATCCATACCTGGAATCACATCGAAATCTACTATATCTAGGACAATGAGATCAACCTGATTACCAAACTCCCAAACGATatacctgatccactactaaagaatcacccacagtGGTAGCTATACTTAATGGCACAAATAAGGACTCCGAACATAAACTCAACCCCGATGCAAAATATGCATAAACATATGAAAATGTGAAACTGGGATCAATCAATATAGAAGCTGGCTGATGGCATATGGAAATCATACCTGTGATCACAACATCCGAAGCCCCAGCCTCAGATCTACCTTCTAGAGCATACAAATAACCCTATCCACTATTGGATTGGGTGCCTATCCGACCACCTGCCTTACCTCCCTGCGGACCACCTCTAGAACCCTGAGGGCCATTCCTATGACTCTGCGCATCATCCCTGCCTAACAGTGGCACTGACCTAATCGGTTGTGCAGTCGAAACTGAAGGCTCCATCATCCTACATTAACGACACTTACGGGCTAAGTGACCAACAACCCTGCGTCCATAACATGCCCCTGGTACCCTACTCTATCTGGAAGATCCAACGGGTCAGGAATGATCACCCCGACTCCACAATCCTGACTGAATATCCTTCTGTGATTGGCTACTGCTCTAACTACTAAAACTACTATAATTGGGCTGACCCCTGACCTTTGGGTCGACCTCGACCACTAACCAAAACTCTAGCAACGGACTCAGGGTCTCGATCTCTGGCTCCCGCTCCTTGCATCCCAACCATCTATGTAAAGAGTGAACCAACAAAGATTAAAAACTAACTTATACATAACGCACgaaaatggatcaagaaaatgagacttttttctaaaaatgctgcgtagcctcccgaagataggataCAGACATCTTTGTATTGATCCGCGGAACTCTACTAAACATTGGCTCTAGTACCAATAATACCAGTGAAacctaagctttgataccaagatgtcacaacccaatttctcaagtcatgacgACGCCTACCTTATTTTCCCCGTAGGCAAGCTAAGCCATAACTCAAAATAATAGGTAATGGGCTAATAGGCAGAAATCAGAAAAGATCGCTTATAATGGTAGCAATAGTAATAACaagtaacaaacaaaaagtaaacatTTCTCATATACTAAAACGAGGGGAGGAAAAGGACCGAATACACAAAAGAATTcctcccaagacctgataaggtcggtactagagccactaTTAAAATAAATCAGGAGTACTAGACAGAATCCAAAATATACCCAATATACACAAGTAGCctcgagtacaaaagactaaactagagtagatagaggaggattaGTCTCGAATGACAGTAAGCTCACCCTGCTCCGAATCAGTGTTGGAAGGTATGAATCATGTTAATGTCGGCTGCTACGACTCAGATCTGCATcaggaaaaagatgcagaagtgtagtataagtaccaaagcaacgggtactcagtaggcatcatcggctgactgAGCTCAATACAGAAAAGGTGTAACTACAATGCAATGATGTAATCTAAGTCAGCAGTAAAAAAGGACAGAAAGGTAAGCAACTGCCAAGCTACGCCAATGAGATAAAGG
Proteins encoded:
- the LOC124889581 gene encoding uncharacterized protein LOC124889581, yielding MTSRNFLGTDPPMFTGENYHIWVIKMKAYLKALSLWETVESENDPPPLGPNPTVAQMKNYEDPKSKKPKTLTCLHSTFSDVIFIRIMACETPKEVWEKLKEEFDGSDRVKSVKLLTLKREFEMLRIKEGDTVKEYSAKILEIINKIRLFGETFPDSKVVEKMMISLPAWFESKISAIEESCDLKTLSVAELIRKLQAQEQKTSIRDEEVEEMVFQAKNKDK